In Pseudonocardia sp. C8, one genomic interval encodes:
- a CDS encoding UDP-N-acetylmuramoyl-L-alanyl-D-glutamate--2,6-diaminopimelate ligase has product MTGDQLPDRPATVRPVDVALLARVAGAELNPRTAGAGPGPLLDPATGPHAVTGATLRAASIRSGDLFAALPGTRAHGADFAAQAIAGGAAAVFTDPDGAERPEIRHSRLPVLVHPHPREVLGPVSAAVYGEPTARLRVLGVTGTSGKTTVGHLLEAGLTAAGRATGLLGTVRTRVQVPGHPPRALPSAFTTPEAPDLQALFAVMVEAGVTDVAMEVSSHALALGRVGGSRFAVGAFTNLSQDHLDFHPTMADYFEAKARLFDGREAARHGVVCVDDEWGRQLAGRRPDAVTVSSDPGNTYATWTVRDLAAHPDGTQTFTAIGPQGLAQPVTLALPGRYNIANALVALACLDADGIPPAVAAEGFARLSVPGRMQRVDAGQPWLAVVDYAHKPAAVAALLDALRAQLRPHARVITVLGCGGDRDTGKRPLMGAAAAIRSDLLVITDDNPRSEEPASIRTAMLEGAMHEPARGDVIEIGDRRSAITYAVRSARPGDAVVIAGKGHETGQEVHGVKYPFDDADELVTAIRAAS; this is encoded by the coding sequence GTGACCGGTGACCAGCTCCCGGACCGGCCGGCGACCGTCCGCCCGGTCGACGTCGCCCTGCTCGCCCGAGTCGCGGGGGCCGAGCTGAACCCGCGCACCGCCGGTGCCGGGCCCGGCCCGCTGCTCGACCCGGCCACCGGCCCGCACGCCGTCACCGGGGCCACGCTGCGGGCCGCGTCGATCCGGTCCGGGGACCTGTTCGCCGCGCTGCCCGGGACCCGCGCGCACGGCGCCGACTTCGCGGCCCAGGCGATCGCCGGCGGTGCCGCCGCGGTGTTCACCGACCCGGACGGCGCCGAGCGGCCGGAGATCCGGCACTCCCGGCTGCCGGTGCTGGTCCACCCGCACCCGCGCGAGGTCCTCGGCCCGGTCTCGGCGGCGGTCTACGGCGAGCCGACCGCCCGGCTGCGCGTGCTCGGCGTCACCGGCACCTCCGGCAAGACGACCGTCGGGCACCTCCTGGAGGCCGGCCTGACCGCGGCCGGGCGGGCCACCGGCCTGCTCGGCACCGTCCGCACCCGGGTGCAGGTGCCCGGCCACCCGCCGCGCGCGCTGCCCAGCGCGTTCACCACCCCGGAGGCACCCGACCTGCAGGCGCTGTTCGCGGTGATGGTGGAGGCCGGGGTCACCGACGTGGCGATGGAGGTGTCCAGCCACGCGCTGGCACTCGGCCGGGTTGGCGGGTCCCGGTTCGCCGTCGGGGCGTTCACCAACCTCTCCCAGGACCACCTGGACTTCCACCCGACGATGGCGGACTACTTCGAGGCCAAGGCCCGGCTGTTCGACGGCCGCGAGGCCGCCCGGCACGGCGTCGTGTGCGTCGACGACGAGTGGGGCCGCCAGCTGGCCGGCCGCCGGCCGGACGCGGTCACCGTCAGCTCGGACCCGGGCAACACCTACGCCACCTGGACGGTGCGCGACCTCGCCGCCCACCCGGACGGCACCCAGACCTTCACCGCGATCGGCCCGCAGGGGCTGGCCCAGCCGGTGACCCTGGCCCTGCCCGGCCGCTACAACATCGCGAACGCGCTGGTGGCGCTGGCCTGCCTGGACGCGGACGGGATCCCGCCCGCGGTCGCCGCCGAGGGCTTCGCCCGGCTGTCGGTGCCGGGGAGGATGCAGCGGGTGGACGCCGGGCAGCCCTGGCTGGCCGTCGTCGACTACGCGCACAAGCCCGCCGCCGTCGCCGCCCTGCTGGACGCGCTGCGCGCCCAGCTCCGCCCGCACGCGCGGGTGATCACGGTGCTGGGCTGCGGCGGGGACCGCGACACCGGCAAGCGCCCGCTGATGGGTGCGGCCGCCGCGATCCGCTCGGACCTGCTGGTGATCACCGACGACAACCCGCGCAGCGAGGAGCCGGCCTCCATCCGCACGGCGATGCTGGAGGGTGCGATGCACGAGCCTGCCCGCGGTGACGTGATCGAGATCGGCGACCGGCGCAGCGCGATCACCTACGCGGTGCGCTCGGCGCGCCCCGGCGACGCGGTGGTGATCGCCGGCAAGGGCCACGAGACCGGTCAGGAGGTGCACGGGGTCAAGTACCCGTTCGACGACGCGGACGAGCTGGTCACGGCGATCCGGGCGGCCTCATGA